The region ctcctcctatGCTTAGAGAGCGGGTGTGTTCTGTCAAGTGGGATGTAATAGTCAGGCAAGGGTCTTTGTCTAAGCTAGTCATTACCAACGATTAACAGCTTCTTTCTCCATGCCTCTCAGGAAACATGGTGAGCAAGGAGGGTGGCAAATGCATGCTCACCAACTCAGAGTCTGACTCGGAGGCAGCGCCCTTGCCCTCCACCTCACTGGCGGTGAAGTATTCCCTGGAAGACAGTCGACAGGTGAGGAAGAGAAACAAGGCCCTGCAAGTGCGTTTCAAGGATATCTGTGAGGCACAGAACGAGCAAAGGGAGGCGGAGTTGCAGGCAGCGCGGAAAGGTGGCAAGCCGATCTCATACAAAGTAGCGTACCGCAAGTACATGACCGTCCCTGCCCGCAGAGCCATCCCAAATGTCACAAGGAGCACAGGTGTGCAGACTTCCCCTGACCTGAAGAAACGCTATCAGACCTTTCCATTTGAGCGCAAGAAAGGCCACACCTTTAAACACGTGGCGGCCGTGGAAACTTATAAAGGTCAGAATAACGGTTTTGTCATGGAAGTGAAGCAGGCCAAGGCTGCTGAGCAGGGTttagatgaggaggaggaggagggagcctGCAGGGGGAGTGGAGTCCGGAGGACCAGGGCTCTGCTCCATACTAATGAGTGCATTGCCACAGTGGAGCAGCACAGTGCACCTGATGGCCTGTGCTCTGAcgctctgctgctcagttgctctgcagacacagactgccttgcagacacacaaagaggaaGCGGAGCTGGAGCACAGACAGAGTACCAGCTCTGCAGTGTCCCATCCAAAGCCAGGACAGGATTACAACACAGGGAGCCCGATACAGACCGCTCGGCCAAGAGGCAGCTACTCAATCTGGAGGAGGGCTCGTCCCGAACCCTGCCGGACGGGGCCTCCAAGGTTACGGGCCCCATCTCCTGGAACTCCCTTACACAGGTGGAGTGCCTGGATAGTCCATCTGTGCGGAGCAAGCGGAAGAAAGCCCTGCAGCTCAACGGGCTGCAGAGTGAGACGCTACCCCGTTCCAGCAGAGGCTGTACAACGCAGGCACAGTGCCACACTGGACAGTTATCTGCCCGGCCTCTACGGGGCATGGAGGAGCCTCTGACACCAAGCAGAGGCGGTGAGGCTGGTGGGGCACCGCCTGACCAAAAACAGGAGGCCTGCAAGCAAATAGTGCCTATGAATCAGGATGGAGATGTTAAAGCACAGCTCCAGGCCATGGAAAATCTCATCAGCTCCAGCCAAGAGACCATCAAGGTGCTGCTGGGGGTCATCCAGGAACTGGAGAAGGGGGAGGCCCACAGAGAAGGGTAAGACATCTCACTTATAGCCTGTGCTTTACATTAGAGATAAATAGATTCATCTTTTTCCCTGCCAATACCGATTccaaaatatataaagaatCATGAGGCCGGAGATTGCTgtagcactaaaaaaaaaattggcagCCCACCGTGACTAAACAATAACGGAAACACTGAATTCTCTAACAACATTGATTATTAAACTGTGGATCGGTCACCTAATGGCTGGTACCCAATCTGCTTAAAAAGGTCAGTATCAGGGCTCTTACTGATCCGGTGAATTGGATTGGTGCCTCCCTACATCACACTAGTGACAAGCTTAAGTTGGCAAAAAACAAACgttatataaataatatcatATTTGAGAAAAGGGTCTGGTGTTCACAGGGCAAAGCCAAGAAAACATTAGAGACACA is a window of Sander vitreus isolate 19-12246 chromosome 21, sanVit1, whole genome shotgun sequence DNA encoding:
- the insyn2a gene encoding inhibitory synaptic factor 2A translates to MVSKEGGKCMLTNSESDSEAAPLPSTSLAVKYSLEDSRQVRKRNKALQVRFKDICEAQNEQREAELQAARKGGKPISYKVAYRKYMTVPARRAIPNVTRSTGVQTSPDLKKRYQTFPFERKKGHTFKHVAAVETYKGQNNGFVMEVKQAKAAEQGLDEEEEEGACRGSGVRRTRALLHTNECIATVEQHSAPDGLCSDALLLSCSADTDCLADTQRGSGAGAQTEYQLCSVPSKARTGLQHREPDTDRSAKRQLLNLEEGSSRTLPDGASKVTGPISWNSLTQVECLDSPSVRSKRKKALQLNGLQSETLPRSSRGCTTQAQCHTGQLSARPLRGMEEPLTPSRGGEAGGAPPDQKQEACKQIVPMNQDGDVKAQLQAMENLISSSQETIKVLLGVIQELEKGEAHREGLSYRTGQDTANCDTCRNSACIIYSVELDFKQQEDKLQPLMMRLCPTEDGHFASLPYPQEAFTSTPKRKSKADSKKHARWKLWFL